One window of Nocardioides dongkuii genomic DNA carries:
- a CDS encoding ABC transporter substrate-binding protein has protein sequence MRSTVSRRARYTGLVLVGALALAGCSDSSDSEEESSDGGGGGDLSVTDIYSQGWVGEQTDEEPTQGGTLTMADYAETRSLNPTESYANGAASGNPLGAVYDVLTRYDFDTDTWVPQLAESIESNDDNTVWTLKLRPDVTFSDGTPVNADAVIGSMGYYMENYGFQALTLLANQTAMKKVDDQTVEFTVAAPWATFPAMLAGGPGMIMAPAAYDDPEKFEPIGAGAFELGNYAPAEELVLTAREDYWDGAPNLEELRFVWLGGDDAKLESMDAGEVDAAFVRNPQAVETARRDGYDGYMYVVGAGAQFTLNAREGRPGEDVRVRKAIAHAFDNESYLERSLGGAGIPSKSIFAESSPWSTGVETPAYDQDEARTLLEEAKADGYDGKLTYVAAADPTAQQAAVQVEAQLEAVGFDVTIDAIDNIADMTSRVYVDHDFDIAQGATSIGNEDPYGALSEWLYSQSPTNGAGYASEEMDGLLRDLQAVADDPEAGMDAMRALEEKVHEDVPAVIINPAGNFVPMQDDVHGVIPTTQTIMLFHDAWKSE, from the coding sequence GTGAGAAGCACAGTCAGCAGGCGAGCCCGGTACACCGGCCTCGTCCTCGTGGGGGCACTGGCGCTGGCCGGGTGCTCCGACTCCTCCGACAGCGAGGAGGAGAGCTCGGACGGCGGCGGCGGCGGTGACCTGAGCGTCACCGACATCTACAGCCAGGGCTGGGTGGGTGAGCAGACCGACGAGGAGCCGACCCAGGGCGGCACCTTGACGATGGCCGACTACGCCGAGACCCGCAGCCTCAACCCGACCGAGTCCTACGCCAACGGCGCCGCCTCGGGCAACCCGCTGGGGGCCGTCTACGACGTCCTCACCCGGTACGACTTCGACACCGACACCTGGGTCCCCCAGCTCGCCGAGTCGATCGAGTCCAACGACGACAACACCGTGTGGACCCTCAAGCTCCGGCCCGACGTGACCTTCTCCGACGGCACGCCGGTCAACGCCGACGCGGTCATCGGCAGCATGGGCTACTACATGGAGAACTACGGCTTCCAGGCGCTGACCCTGCTGGCCAACCAGACGGCGATGAAGAAGGTGGACGACCAGACGGTCGAGTTCACCGTCGCCGCCCCGTGGGCCACCTTCCCGGCGATGCTCGCCGGCGGCCCCGGCATGATCATGGCGCCCGCCGCCTACGACGACCCGGAGAAGTTCGAGCCGATCGGCGCCGGCGCCTTCGAGCTGGGCAACTACGCCCCGGCCGAGGAGCTCGTCCTCACCGCCCGCGAGGACTACTGGGACGGCGCTCCGAACCTCGAGGAGCTGCGGTTCGTGTGGCTCGGTGGCGACGACGCCAAGCTGGAGTCCATGGACGCCGGCGAGGTCGACGCGGCCTTCGTGCGCAACCCCCAGGCGGTCGAGACCGCGCGCCGCGACGGCTACGACGGCTACATGTACGTCGTCGGCGCCGGCGCCCAGTTCACGCTGAACGCCCGCGAGGGTCGTCCCGGCGAGGACGTCCGGGTCCGCAAGGCGATCGCCCACGCGTTCGACAACGAGTCCTACCTCGAGCGCTCCCTCGGCGGGGCCGGCATCCCGAGCAAGTCGATCTTCGCGGAGTCCTCGCCCTGGTCCACCGGCGTCGAGACCCCGGCGTACGACCAGGACGAGGCTCGCACCCTGCTGGAGGAGGCCAAGGCCGACGGCTACGACGGCAAGCTCACCTACGTCGCCGCCGCCGACCCGACCGCCCAGCAGGCGGCCGTGCAGGTCGAGGCCCAGCTCGAGGCCGTCGGCTTCGACGTCACCATCGACGCGATCGACAACATCGCCGACATGACCAGCCGGGTCTACGTCGACCACGACTTCGACATCGCGCAGGGCGCGACGTCGATCGGCAACGAGGACCCGTACGGCGCGCTGAGCGAGTGGCTCTACAGCCAGTCGCCGACCAACGGCGCCGGCTACGCGAGCGAGGAGATGGACGGTCTGCTCCGCGACCTCCAGGCCGTCGCCGACGACCCGGAGGCGGGCATGGACGCGATGCGCGCGCTCGAGGAGAAGGTCCACGAGGACGTCCCCGCGGTCATCATCAACCCCGCCGGCAACTTCGTCCCGATGCAGGACGACGTGCACGGGGTCATCCCGACCACCCAGACGATCATGCTGTTCCACGACGCCTGGAAGTCCGAGTGA
- a CDS encoding aspartate aminotransferase family protein, producing the protein MTELVDLSPERTHELDRRHVFHSWAAQASLDPMVVTKAEGSHIWDQDGTRLLDFTSQLVYTNLGHQHPRIVSAIQEQAAHLCTVAPQHANAARSEAARLIAAHTPGDLDKVFFTNGGADANEHAVRMARLHTGRHKVLSTYRSYHGGTQLAVNLTGDPRRWPSDHASTGTVHFFGPFLYRSAFHAETEEQECERALAHLEQVVAFEGPGAIAAIVLESIPGTAGIMVPPRGYLTGVRELCDRHGIVMIADEVMSGFGRAGRWFAVELDGASEVVPDLVTFAKGVNSGYVPLGGVAISPAVAATFDDRVYPGGLTYSGHPLACAAAVATIRTMEDDRVVEHADALGREVFGPGLQELADRHPWVGEVRGAGAFWAIELVRDRETREPLAPYGGTSAEVAAVVAGCKRRGMLPFVNYHRIHLVPPLTTSPSQVREAIGILGEALAEASGEARG; encoded by the coding sequence ATGACTGAGCTCGTCGACCTCTCGCCGGAGCGCACCCACGAGCTGGACCGCCGGCACGTCTTCCACTCCTGGGCGGCGCAGGCGTCGCTCGACCCGATGGTGGTGACCAAGGCCGAGGGCTCGCACATCTGGGACCAGGACGGCACCCGGCTGCTCGACTTCACCTCCCAGCTGGTCTACACCAACCTCGGCCACCAGCACCCGCGGATCGTCTCGGCGATCCAGGAGCAGGCGGCGCACCTGTGCACGGTCGCACCGCAGCACGCGAACGCCGCGCGCTCGGAGGCAGCCCGACTGATCGCCGCGCACACGCCCGGCGACCTCGACAAGGTGTTCTTCACCAACGGCGGCGCCGACGCCAACGAGCACGCCGTCCGGATGGCGCGGCTGCACACCGGCCGCCACAAGGTGCTCTCGACGTACCGCTCGTACCACGGCGGCACCCAGCTCGCCGTCAACCTCACCGGCGACCCCCGGCGGTGGCCCAGCGACCACGCGTCGACCGGCACCGTGCACTTCTTCGGCCCGTTCCTCTACCGCAGCGCCTTCCACGCCGAGACCGAGGAGCAGGAGTGCGAGCGCGCGCTGGCGCACCTCGAGCAGGTCGTCGCGTTCGAGGGGCCGGGCGCGATCGCGGCGATCGTCCTGGAGTCGATCCCCGGCACCGCCGGGATCATGGTGCCGCCGCGCGGCTACCTCACCGGCGTCCGCGAGCTGTGCGACCGGCACGGGATCGTGATGATCGCCGACGAGGTGATGTCGGGGTTCGGCCGCGCCGGTCGGTGGTTCGCCGTCGAGCTGGACGGGGCGTCGGAGGTGGTGCCCGACCTGGTCACCTTCGCCAAGGGCGTGAACTCCGGGTACGTGCCGCTCGGTGGCGTCGCGATCAGCCCGGCGGTCGCCGCGACGTTCGACGACCGGGTCTACCCCGGCGGCCTCACGTACTCCGGCCACCCGCTGGCCTGCGCCGCGGCCGTCGCCACCATCCGCACGATGGAGGACGACCGGGTCGTCGAGCACGCCGACGCGCTCGGCCGCGAGGTGTTCGGGCCGGGCCTGCAGGAGCTGGCCGACCGGCACCCGTGGGTCGGCGAGGTGCGGGGCGCGGGCGCGTTCTGGGCGATCGAGCTGGTCCGCGACCGCGAGACCCGCGAGCCGCTCGCGCCGTACGGCGGGACGAGCGCCGAGGTCGCCGCCGTCGTCGCCGGCTGCAAGCGGCGCGGCATGCTGCCGTTCGTGAACTACCACCGCATCCACCTGGTCCCGCCGCTGACCACGAGCCCGAGCCAGGTGCGCGAGGCGATCGGGATCCTCGGGGAGGCGCTCGCCGAGGCGAGCGGGGAGGCGCGCGGGTGA
- a CDS encoding CoA-acylating methylmalonate-semialdehyde dehydrogenase, protein MTTTIPHWADGARYDGTSDRWAEVTNPATGEVTGRVALASAADAQHVIAGADRAAAEWGRTSLARRTQVVFAFRELLNARREELAALITAEHGKVLSDALGEVARGQEVVEFACGIAHLLKGGHSDGVSTGIDVHSRREPLGVVAVISPFNFPAMVPMWFFPIAIAAGNAVVLKPSEKDPSASLWLAELWREAGLPDGVFTVLQGDKVAVDALLESPVVQAVSFVGSTPIAQYVYEQAARHGKRVQALGGAKNHMVVLPDADLDLAADAAVSAGYGSAGERCMAVSVVVAVGEVADELVSRIADRTRTLVIGDGAGRIEGDREPDMGPLVTRAHRDRVAAFVESGERDGAKVVVDGREALDHASGGFFLGPTLLDHVEAGMEVYREEVFGPVLSVVRVASYAEALALVNANPYGNGTAVFTNDGGAARRFEADVEVGMIGVNVPVPVPVAYYSFGGWKRSLFGDTHAHGAEGVHFFTRGKVVTTRWIDPANRPEGGLSLGFPRHD, encoded by the coding sequence ATGACCACGACGATCCCCCACTGGGCCGACGGTGCCCGGTACGACGGGACGAGCGACCGCTGGGCCGAGGTGACCAACCCCGCGACGGGCGAGGTGACCGGCCGGGTGGCGCTGGCCTCCGCCGCCGACGCCCAGCACGTGATCGCGGGCGCCGACCGCGCCGCCGCGGAGTGGGGGCGAACGTCGCTCGCCCGCCGTACGCAGGTCGTGTTCGCGTTCCGCGAGCTGCTCAACGCCCGCCGCGAGGAGCTCGCCGCGCTGATCACCGCCGAGCACGGGAAGGTCCTCTCCGACGCGCTCGGCGAGGTCGCCCGCGGCCAGGAGGTCGTGGAGTTCGCCTGCGGCATCGCCCACCTGCTCAAGGGCGGGCACTCCGACGGCGTCTCGACCGGCATCGACGTGCACTCGCGCCGCGAGCCGCTGGGCGTGGTCGCGGTCATCTCGCCGTTCAACTTCCCGGCGATGGTCCCGATGTGGTTCTTCCCGATCGCGATCGCCGCGGGCAACGCGGTCGTTCTCAAGCCCAGCGAGAAGGACCCCTCGGCGTCCCTGTGGCTGGCCGAGCTGTGGCGGGAGGCCGGTCTCCCCGACGGCGTCTTCACCGTGCTCCAGGGCGACAAGGTCGCGGTCGACGCGCTGCTGGAGAGCCCGGTCGTGCAGGCGGTGAGCTTCGTCGGCTCGACGCCGATCGCGCAGTACGTCTACGAGCAGGCCGCCCGCCACGGCAAGCGGGTCCAGGCGCTCGGCGGCGCGAAGAACCACATGGTGGTGCTGCCCGACGCCGACCTCGACCTGGCCGCGGACGCCGCGGTCAGCGCGGGCTACGGCAGCGCCGGTGAGCGCTGCATGGCGGTCAGCGTCGTCGTGGCGGTCGGCGAGGTCGCCGACGAGCTGGTCAGCAGGATCGCCGACCGCACCCGCACCCTGGTGATCGGGGACGGCGCCGGACGGATCGAGGGAGACCGCGAGCCCGACATGGGCCCGCTCGTCACCCGGGCGCACCGCGACCGGGTCGCCGCCTTCGTCGAGTCCGGCGAGCGCGACGGCGCCAAGGTCGTCGTCGACGGCCGGGAGGCCCTCGACCACGCGTCCGGCGGGTTCTTCCTCGGCCCCACGCTGCTCGACCACGTCGAGGCGGGGATGGAGGTCTACCGCGAGGAGGTCTTCGGCCCGGTCCTCTCGGTCGTCCGCGTCGCGTCGTACGCCGAGGCGCTGGCGCTGGTCAACGCGAACCCGTACGGCAACGGGACGGCCGTGTTCACCAACGACGGCGGCGCGGCCCGGCGCTTCGAGGCCGACGTCGAGGTCGGCATGATCGGCGTCAACGTGCCGGTGCCGGTCCCGGTGGCCTACTACTCCTTCGGCGGCTGGAAGCGGTCGCTGTTCGGCGACACCCACGCCCACGGCGCCGAGGGCGTGCACTTCTTCACCCGCGGCAAGGTCGTCACCACCCGGTGGATCGATCCCGCCAACCGCCCCGAGGGCGGCCTCTCCCTGGGGTTCCCGCGCCATGACTGA
- a CDS encoding Rid family hydrolase, with the protein MRRAHVPVVPPGQEQTYAEWHLAPAVRVGDAVYCSGVLGTRPDGSVPEDLADEIDLAFDNLAVVLAAAGAELADVFDLLTFHLDLAAQVPTFMRVRDRRLAEPWPAWTAIGAAQLGGGLPGVRLEVKATAHLPG; encoded by the coding sequence ATGAGGCGCGCACACGTGCCGGTCGTCCCGCCCGGCCAGGAGCAGACGTACGCCGAGTGGCACCTCGCCCCGGCGGTCCGCGTCGGGGACGCCGTCTACTGCTCCGGGGTCCTGGGCACCCGCCCGGACGGCTCGGTGCCCGAGGACCTCGCCGACGAGATCGACCTGGCCTTCGACAACCTGGCGGTGGTGCTGGCCGCCGCCGGTGCCGAGCTGGCCGACGTGTTCGACCTGCTGACCTTCCACCTCGACCTCGCGGCGCAGGTGCCGACGTTCATGCGGGTGCGCGACCGGCGGCTCGCGGAGCCCTGGCCGGCGTGGACGGCGATCGGCGCCGCCCAGCTCGGCGGCGGGCTGCCCGGCGTCCGGCTCGAGGTCAAGGCGACCGCTCACCTGCCCGGTTGA
- a CDS encoding PucR family transcriptional regulator produces the protein MLTLRDVLAMPAVRVGEPQVLAGGDRLDREVRWVHSTELVDIGPLLRGGDLVLTTGVALPDHPDALGRFAGGLAEADAAGLLVELGRRWTALPPALVETCERLGLPLVALRREVRFVTVAQAVGERLVDAQLAELREAQRVHDTFTELSLDEAGPDEVLAAVQRLSGAAVVLENGQHRVVDYRPGPGDVAAFLDDWERRSRRVQPRERTSWDESNGWLVTRIGRPERSWGRLVIGSPGDPPQRMVAVAERAAAALAMHRLHDRSRDGRLRRLHQELLLGMLASPGDAEVVRRAGLAGLPLDARQYVGLALRPATEPSTAAGLAALLDDIVAATLHATELARTGALVAAVEDDVRVLLAVPPRADAVAGVDGLVAQVRARVPVVAAVGTPVDGLDAADRTLRESAQVLTAVAGRADAAAGVHRLEDVHVRGLLVLLADDERVRVFARRELAPLRAADARDGTDLLGTLRALLQHPGSRSAAAAALHVSRPVLYDRIARIERVLGASLGDAELRTSLHVAVIAADLAADVNRAGERSP, from the coding sequence GTGCTCACCCTTCGCGACGTGCTGGCAATGCCGGCGGTCCGCGTCGGCGAGCCGCAGGTGCTCGCCGGGGGTGACCGCCTCGACCGCGAGGTCCGCTGGGTGCACAGCACCGAGCTCGTCGACATCGGGCCGCTGCTGCGCGGCGGCGACCTGGTGCTCACCACCGGCGTCGCGCTGCCCGACCACCCCGACGCCCTGGGCCGGTTCGCCGGCGGCCTCGCCGAGGCGGACGCGGCCGGCCTCCTCGTCGAGCTCGGCCGGCGCTGGACGGCCCTGCCGCCAGCGCTGGTCGAGACGTGCGAGCGGCTCGGGCTCCCGCTGGTGGCGCTGCGCCGCGAGGTGCGCTTCGTGACCGTGGCCCAGGCGGTCGGGGAGCGCCTCGTCGACGCCCAGCTGGCCGAGCTGCGCGAGGCCCAGCGGGTGCACGACACGTTCACCGAGCTCAGCCTCGACGAGGCCGGCCCCGACGAGGTGCTGGCCGCCGTCCAGCGGCTCTCCGGCGCCGCGGTGGTCCTGGAGAACGGGCAGCACCGGGTGGTCGACTACCGCCCCGGCCCGGGCGACGTCGCCGCGTTCCTCGACGACTGGGAGCGGCGCTCGCGCCGCGTGCAGCCGCGCGAGCGGACGTCGTGGGACGAGAGCAACGGCTGGCTGGTCACCCGCATCGGCCGCCCGGAGCGGTCCTGGGGACGGCTGGTGATCGGCTCCCCCGGCGACCCCCCGCAGCGGATGGTCGCCGTGGCCGAGCGCGCGGCCGCGGCGCTGGCGATGCACCGCCTGCACGACCGCAGCCGCGACGGACGGCTCCGGCGGCTGCACCAGGAGCTGCTGCTCGGGATGCTCGCGAGCCCCGGCGACGCCGAGGTCGTCCGGCGCGCCGGCCTGGCGGGCCTCCCCCTCGACGCCCGGCAGTACGTCGGGCTCGCGCTCCGCCCGGCCACGGAGCCCTCGACCGCCGCGGGCCTCGCCGCGCTCCTCGACGACATCGTCGCGGCGACCCTGCACGCCACCGAGCTGGCGCGCACCGGCGCGCTGGTCGCCGCGGTCGAGGACGACGTCCGGGTGCTGCTCGCCGTACCTCCCCGGGCGGACGCGGTGGCCGGCGTCGACGGGCTCGTGGCCCAGGTGCGCGCCCGGGTGCCGGTGGTGGCCGCCGTGGGGACGCCGGTCGACGGGCTGGACGCCGCGGACCGCACCCTGCGCGAGTCCGCGCAGGTGCTCACCGCGGTCGCAGGACGCGCCGACGCCGCGGCAGGGGTGCACCGCCTCGAGGACGTGCACGTGCGCGGCCTGCTGGTGCTGCTCGCCGACGACGAGCGGGTCCGGGTCTTCGCCCGGCGCGAGCTGGCGCCGCTACGGGCGGCCGACGCCCGCGACGGGACCGACCTGCTGGGCACCCTGCGCGCGCTCCTCCAGCACCCCGGGAGCAGGTCGGCGGCCGCCGCCGCGCTGCACGTCTCGCGTCCGGTGCTCTACGACCGGATCGCGCGCATCGAGCGGGTGCTGGGTGCCTCGCTCGGCGACGCCGAGCTGCGCACCTCGCTGCACGTCGCGGTGATCGCCGCGGACCTCGCCGCAGACGTCAACCGGGCAGGTGAGCGGTCGCCTTGA
- a CDS encoding ABC transporter ATP-binding protein: protein MTADVLQVEEPAEAVLSVRDLVVEFPVGRGEKVHAVSGLDLELMPGETLGILGESGCGKSTAGRAIMQLPSPTSGSVRFDGHELTALPARTVRRRRARMQMIMQDPISSLNPRRKVKDLVAEGLAIWGFDPSLHDGQDQDAVVRDVLRAVGLEPDVVWDRRPHELSGGQCQRVCIARALMMRPRVLICDEPVSSLDVSVQAQILNLLEETKRRFSLSMVFIAHDVSVVKNISDRVMVLYLGKACEVVPSDGMHVTSVHPYTRMLLASIPGAETEADAEESAALSTSVKATELPSPLDPPSGCRFRTRCPLATDRCAAEEPRLREIAPGHRVACHHVAVDGAPAPV, encoded by the coding sequence ATGACGGCCGACGTCCTCCAGGTGGAGGAGCCCGCCGAGGCGGTGCTCTCCGTGCGCGACCTCGTCGTGGAGTTCCCGGTCGGGCGCGGCGAGAAGGTCCATGCCGTCTCCGGCCTCGACCTGGAGCTGATGCCGGGGGAGACCCTCGGCATCCTCGGCGAGTCCGGCTGCGGGAAGTCCACCGCGGGGCGCGCCATCATGCAGCTCCCGAGCCCCACCAGCGGCTCCGTGCGCTTCGACGGCCACGAGCTCACCGCTCTCCCGGCGCGCACGGTGCGCCGGCGCCGGGCCCGGATGCAGATGATCATGCAGGACCCGATCTCCTCGCTGAACCCGCGGCGCAAGGTCAAGGACCTGGTGGCGGAGGGCCTCGCCATCTGGGGGTTCGACCCGTCCCTCCACGACGGCCAGGACCAGGACGCCGTGGTGCGCGACGTGCTCCGGGCGGTCGGGCTCGAGCCCGACGTCGTCTGGGACCGGCGTCCCCACGAGCTGTCCGGCGGCCAGTGCCAGCGGGTCTGCATCGCCCGGGCGCTGATGATGCGCCCGCGGGTGCTGATCTGCGACGAGCCGGTCTCCAGCCTCGACGTGTCGGTCCAGGCGCAGATCCTGAACCTCCTCGAGGAGACCAAGCGACGCTTCTCCCTGAGCATGGTCTTCATCGCCCACGACGTGTCGGTCGTCAAGAACATCAGCGACCGGGTGATGGTCCTCTACCTCGGCAAGGCCTGCGAGGTCGTGCCGTCCGACGGCATGCACGTGACCTCGGTGCACCCCTACACCCGGATGCTGCTCGCGTCGATCCCCGGCGCCGAGACCGAGGCGGACGCCGAGGAGTCCGCGGCGCTGAGCACCAGCGTCAAGGCCACGGAGCTCCCGTCGCCGCTCGACCCGCCGTCCGGGTGCCGCTTCCGCACGCGCTGCCCGCTGGCCACCGACCGGTGTGCCGCCGAGGAGCCGCGGCTGCGGGAGATCGCCCCCGGTCACCGCGTCGCGTGCCACCACGTGGCCGTCGACGGCGCGCCCGCGCCCGTCTGA
- a CDS encoding NAD(P)/FAD-dependent oxidoreductase, whose translation MSDPTRYDLAVIGAGPLGAATARHAAESGASVLVVGPEEPADPAGHEGTWAGYYDQGRLCHVLEVPLMTSLLAMRSRRRFPELIARTGIDFLTPTHSVTVLPAETGERSLWFDRDVLARNAADLGVPVDALDEQELAQAYPGLRFEPGHVALREPDAFILNPRALVAAELSAATAAGATIVRDEVVARDRVGDDVRLTGAGGGTWTAARAVLATGAATNATGLLDRRLATATYGATVVLAEVAGPDAVSMPTMMMMKVRGGEMVFGGIVMAPVEYPDGRWYLKISGSSLLDFPLEGREEIAAWVRTGGHPGDLEMARVLLAELLPDLEVLSLRTRPCLVCATPSDLPYLDWADESTVVLVEGERGAMAADEIGRLAAGLALTGRWSDTIPHAVFAAEWSA comes from the coding sequence ATGAGTGACCCGACCCGGTACGACCTCGCGGTGATCGGGGCCGGGCCGCTCGGCGCCGCCACCGCCCGCCATGCCGCCGAGTCGGGGGCGTCGGTGCTGGTCGTCGGGCCCGAGGAGCCCGCGGACCCGGCGGGGCACGAGGGCACCTGGGCCGGCTACTACGACCAGGGCCGGCTCTGCCACGTCCTGGAGGTGCCGCTGATGACCTCGCTGCTGGCCATGCGCAGCCGGCGCCGGTTCCCCGAGCTCATCGCGCGGACCGGCATCGACTTCCTCACCCCCACGCACTCGGTGACGGTGCTGCCGGCCGAGACCGGCGAGCGCTCGCTGTGGTTCGACCGCGACGTGCTCGCCCGCAACGCCGCCGACCTCGGCGTCCCCGTCGACGCCCTCGACGAGCAGGAGCTGGCGCAGGCCTACCCGGGCCTGCGCTTCGAGCCGGGCCACGTCGCGCTGCGGGAGCCGGACGCGTTCATCCTCAACCCTCGCGCGCTCGTCGCTGCGGAGCTCAGCGCCGCGACGGCCGCGGGAGCCACGATCGTGCGCGACGAGGTCGTCGCCCGGGACCGGGTCGGCGACGACGTACGCCTCACCGGCGCCGGGGGCGGCACCTGGACGGCCGCGCGGGCGGTGCTCGCCACGGGCGCCGCCACCAACGCCACCGGGCTGCTCGACCGGCGCCTCGCGACCGCGACGTACGGCGCCACCGTGGTGCTCGCCGAGGTCGCCGGCCCGGACGCGGTCTCGATGCCGACGATGATGATGATGAAGGTGCGCGGCGGGGAGATGGTCTTCGGCGGCATCGTGATGGCGCCGGTGGAGTACCCCGACGGCCGGTGGTACCTCAAGATCTCCGGCAGCAGCCTGCTGGACTTCCCGCTCGAGGGCCGCGAGGAGATCGCCGCCTGGGTGCGCACCGGGGGCCACCCCGGCGACCTGGAGATGGCCCGGGTGCTGCTCGCGGAGCTGCTGCCGGACCTGGAGGTGCTCTCGCTGCGCACCCGGCCGTGCCTGGTGTGCGCGACGCCCTCGGACCTGCCCTACCTCGACTGGGCCGACGAGAGCACCGTGGTGCTGGTCGAGGGCGAGCGGGGGGCGATGGCGGCCGACGAGATCGGCCGGCTGGCCGCCGGGCTCGCGCTCACCGGGCGCTGGAGCGACACCATCCCGCACGCGGTGTTCGCGGCGGAGTGGTCCGCATGA